A window from Gymnogyps californianus isolate 813 chromosome 27, ASM1813914v2, whole genome shotgun sequence encodes these proteins:
- the SLC26A9 gene encoding solute carrier family 26 member 9 isoform X1: MNHARPRYVIERPAYSVSLFDEEFEKKSRSYPVGEKLKNLFRCSASRFKLILFSLFPILVWLPKYKIKDYILSDVLGGLSAGTIQVPQGMAFALLANLPPVNGLYSSFFPLVTYLFLGGIHQMVPGTFAVISIIVGNVCNELAPESDFQYFNHTTNETSVNNTALEAARLEISATLACLTAIIQLCLGFVQFGFVAIYLSESFIRGFMTAAGLQILISVLKYVFGLTVPSYTGPLAIVYTFIDICKGLPKTNVASLVYALVSAVLLMIVKELNLKYMKKIRMPIPMEIIIVIVATAISGSFNMPEKYGMPVVGKISMGFPAPTLPLVNKWKDMIGTAFSLAIVSYVINLAMGRTLAAKHGYDVDPNQEMLALGCSNFFGSFFKIHVICCALSVTLAVDGAGGKSQVASFFVALVVMVTMLALGIYLEPLPKSVLGALIAVNLKNSLKQLADPFYLWKKSKLDCLVWLVSFLSAFFLSLPYGVAVGVGFSVLVVVFHTQFRNGSALGQVTSTDIYKNPKAYNKVHELNGIKIVTYCSPLYFANSEIFREKIIAKTGVDPGKVYLARKKYVKQQQKGTAQPPTKLPKFLLRQNKTLSLQELQKDFESTSPTDTNNNQTTANGASISYITFRPPANGAGQVHTSSELGSTTTLQGSTFSVMPTADADPMMTAPPYISFHTIILDMSGVCFVDLMGTKALGKLCSSYQKIGIEVFLANVHAQVYNDISTGGVFEEGGLDRSHIFLTIHDAVLFALANIKEVVHPPILEERPNQTELSIYDESVDESSAEFKNLEEEMFGSMFHSETQTAL; encoded by the exons ATGAACCACGCCAGGCCTCGCTATGTCATCGAACGTCCTGCATATTCGGTCAGCCTCTTCGACGAAGAGTTTGAGAAGAAAAGTAGAAGTTACCCCGTTGGGGAAAAATTGAAAAACCTTTTCAG ATGTTCAGCTTCCAGATTCAAACTCATCCTCTTTAGCCTGTTCCCAATACTTGTGTGGCTTCCCAAGTATAAAATTAAGGACTACATTTTGTCTGATGTTCTCGGTGGGCTCAGTGCGGGGACGATTCAAGTGCCACAAG GGATGGCCTTCGCGCTGCTGGCCAATCTGCCTCCCGTCAACGGGCTCtactcctccttcttccccttggTAACATATCTCTTCCTCGGTGGTATCCATCAGATGGTCCCAG GTACTTTTGCAGTCATCAGCATTATTGTTGGCAATGTCTGCAATGAGCTGGCTCCAGAGTCAGACTTCCAGTACTTCAACCATACTACCAATGAGACCAGCGTGAATAACACAGCCCTGGAAGCGGCCAGGCTGGAGATCTCTGCCACGTTAGCCTGCCTGACAGCCATCATACAA CTGTGCCTGGGATTTGTGCAGTTTGGCTTTGTCGCTATCTACCTCTCAGAGTCTTTCATCAGGGGCTTCATGACAGCAGCAGGGTTGCAGATCCTCATCTCCGTGCTCAAGTACGTCTTCGGCTTGACAGTCCCATCTTACACCGGGCCCTTAGCTATCGTCTAT ACATTCATTGACATTTGTAAAGGTCTGCCCAAAACCAACGTGGCCTCCCTCGTCTATGCCTTGGTCAGTGCTGTGCTCCTGATGATTGTCAAGGAGCTCAACCTAAAGTACATGAAAAAGATCCGGATGCCCATCCCCATGGAGATCATCATC GTAATAGTTGCAACTGCAATCTCTGGCAGCTTTAACATGCCCGAGAAGTACGGCATGCCAGTAGTTGGGAAGATCAGCATGGG GTTCCCAGCGCCAACCTTGCCCCTGGTGAACAAGTGGAAAGACATGATCGGCACAGCTTTCTCGCTCGCCATTGTGAGCTACGTGATCAACTTAGCCATGGGGAGAACGCTGGCAGCCAAGCACGGCTACGACGTGGACCCCAACCAG GAAATGCTggccctgggctgcagcaactTCTTTGGATCCTTCTTCAAAATCCACGTGATCTGCTGTGCTCTCTCTGTCACCCTCGCCGTcgatggggcaggagggaaatCACAA gtGGCAAGTTTCTTTGTGGCCTTGGTGGTTATGGTGACCATGCTGGCTCTGGGGATCTACCTCGAACCTCTTCCAAAG TCTGTCCTGGGAGCCCTCATCGCGGTGAACCTGAAAAACTCCCTCAAGCAGCTGGCTGATCCCTTCTACCTGTGGAAGAAGAGCAAGCTGGACTGC ttgGTCTGGCTGGTGAGCTTCCTGTCCGCTTTCTTCCTGAGCCTTCCCTACGGAGTTGCTGTGGGCGTGGGATTTTCCGTGCTGGTTGTGGTTTTCCATACCCAGTT CCGTAACGGCTCTGCCCTGGGCCAAGTAACTTCCACTGACATCTACAAGAACCCTAAAGCCTACAACAAG GTACATGAACTTAACGGGATTAAAATTGTGACCTACTGCTCGCCACTATATTTTGCCAACTCAGAGATATTCCGCGAGAAGATTATAGCCAAG ACCGGGGTGGATCCTGGTAAAGTGTACTTAGCTAGGAAGAAAtatgtgaaacagcagcagaaggggaCAGCACAACCACCAACAAAGCTACCGAAATTCTTATTGAGGCAGAACAAG ACTTTGTCTTTGCAAGAGCTCCAGAAAGACTTTGAAAGCACCTCTCCGACAGATACCAATAACAACCAGACGACTGCTAATGGTGCCAGCATCTCCTACATCACGTTCCGTCCACCTGCCAATGGTGCTGGGCAAGTGCACACATCCAGTGAGCTGGGCAGCACCACTACTCTGCAAGGAAGCACTTTCAGTGTCATGCCTACAGCAGATGCTGACCCTATGATGACAGCACCGCCCTATATCAGCTTTCACACCATCATCCTGGACATGAGTGGAGTGTGTTTTGTTGACCTCATGGGCACAAAAGCACTGGGCAAG TTGTGTTCCAGTTATCAGAAGATTGGGATTGAAGTGTTCTTGGCAAACGTGCATG ccCAGGTGTACAATGACATTAGCACAGGTGGAGTCTTTGAGGAAGGAGGCCTGGACCGAAGTCACATCTTCTTGACAATCCAtgatgctgttttgtttgcacTGGCAAATATCAAAGAAGTTGTCCACCCGCCCATCTTAGAAGAG AGGCCGAATCAGACAGAGCTCTCCATCTATGACGAGTCTGTGGATGAAAGCAGTGCAGAGTTCAAGAACCTGGAGGAG GAGATGTTTGGAAGCATGTTCCACTCAGAGACCCAGACAGCTCTGTGA
- the SLC26A9 gene encoding solute carrier family 26 member 9 isoform X2, producing the protein MNHARPRYVIERPAYSVSLFDEEFEKKSRSYPVGEKLKNLFRCSASRFKLILFSLFPILVWLPKYKIKDYILSDVLGGLSAGTIQVPQGMAFALLANLPPVNGLYSSFFPLVTYLFLGGIHQMVPGTFAVISIIVGNVCNELAPESDFQYFNHTTNETSVNNTALEAARLEISATLACLTAIIQLCLGFVQFGFVAIYLSESFIRGFMTAAGLQILISVLKYVFGLTVPSYTGPLAIVYTFIDICKGLPKTNVASLVYALVSAVLLMIVKELNLKYMKKIRMPIPMEIIIVIVATAISGSFNMPEKYGMPVVGKISMGFPAPTLPLVNKWKDMIGTAFSLAIVSYVINLAMGRTLAAKHGYDVDPNQEMLALGCSNFFGSFFKIHVICCALSVTLAVDGAGGKSQVASFFVALVVMVTMLALGIYLEPLPKSVLGALIAVNLKNSLKQLADPFYLWKKSKLDCLVWLVSFLSAFFLSLPYGVAVGVGFSVLVVVFHTQFRNGSALGQVTSTDIYKNPKAYNKVHELNGIKIVTYCSPLYFANSEIFREKIIAKTGVDPGKVYLARKKYVKQQQKGTAQPPTKLPKFLLRQNKTLSLQELQKDFESTSPTDTNNNQTTANGASISYITFRPPANGAGQVHTSSELGSTTTLQGSTFSVMPTADADPMMTAPPYISFHTIILDMSGVCFVDLMGTKALGKLCSSYQKIGIEVFLANVHAQVYNDISTGGVFEEGGLDRSHIFLTIHDAVLFALANIKEVVHHSFLQRPNQTELSIYDESVDESSAEFKNLEEEMFGSMFHSETQTAL; encoded by the exons ATGAACCACGCCAGGCCTCGCTATGTCATCGAACGTCCTGCATATTCGGTCAGCCTCTTCGACGAAGAGTTTGAGAAGAAAAGTAGAAGTTACCCCGTTGGGGAAAAATTGAAAAACCTTTTCAG ATGTTCAGCTTCCAGATTCAAACTCATCCTCTTTAGCCTGTTCCCAATACTTGTGTGGCTTCCCAAGTATAAAATTAAGGACTACATTTTGTCTGATGTTCTCGGTGGGCTCAGTGCGGGGACGATTCAAGTGCCACAAG GGATGGCCTTCGCGCTGCTGGCCAATCTGCCTCCCGTCAACGGGCTCtactcctccttcttccccttggTAACATATCTCTTCCTCGGTGGTATCCATCAGATGGTCCCAG GTACTTTTGCAGTCATCAGCATTATTGTTGGCAATGTCTGCAATGAGCTGGCTCCAGAGTCAGACTTCCAGTACTTCAACCATACTACCAATGAGACCAGCGTGAATAACACAGCCCTGGAAGCGGCCAGGCTGGAGATCTCTGCCACGTTAGCCTGCCTGACAGCCATCATACAA CTGTGCCTGGGATTTGTGCAGTTTGGCTTTGTCGCTATCTACCTCTCAGAGTCTTTCATCAGGGGCTTCATGACAGCAGCAGGGTTGCAGATCCTCATCTCCGTGCTCAAGTACGTCTTCGGCTTGACAGTCCCATCTTACACCGGGCCCTTAGCTATCGTCTAT ACATTCATTGACATTTGTAAAGGTCTGCCCAAAACCAACGTGGCCTCCCTCGTCTATGCCTTGGTCAGTGCTGTGCTCCTGATGATTGTCAAGGAGCTCAACCTAAAGTACATGAAAAAGATCCGGATGCCCATCCCCATGGAGATCATCATC GTAATAGTTGCAACTGCAATCTCTGGCAGCTTTAACATGCCCGAGAAGTACGGCATGCCAGTAGTTGGGAAGATCAGCATGGG GTTCCCAGCGCCAACCTTGCCCCTGGTGAACAAGTGGAAAGACATGATCGGCACAGCTTTCTCGCTCGCCATTGTGAGCTACGTGATCAACTTAGCCATGGGGAGAACGCTGGCAGCCAAGCACGGCTACGACGTGGACCCCAACCAG GAAATGCTggccctgggctgcagcaactTCTTTGGATCCTTCTTCAAAATCCACGTGATCTGCTGTGCTCTCTCTGTCACCCTCGCCGTcgatggggcaggagggaaatCACAA gtGGCAAGTTTCTTTGTGGCCTTGGTGGTTATGGTGACCATGCTGGCTCTGGGGATCTACCTCGAACCTCTTCCAAAG TCTGTCCTGGGAGCCCTCATCGCGGTGAACCTGAAAAACTCCCTCAAGCAGCTGGCTGATCCCTTCTACCTGTGGAAGAAGAGCAAGCTGGACTGC ttgGTCTGGCTGGTGAGCTTCCTGTCCGCTTTCTTCCTGAGCCTTCCCTACGGAGTTGCTGTGGGCGTGGGATTTTCCGTGCTGGTTGTGGTTTTCCATACCCAGTT CCGTAACGGCTCTGCCCTGGGCCAAGTAACTTCCACTGACATCTACAAGAACCCTAAAGCCTACAACAAG GTACATGAACTTAACGGGATTAAAATTGTGACCTACTGCTCGCCACTATATTTTGCCAACTCAGAGATATTCCGCGAGAAGATTATAGCCAAG ACCGGGGTGGATCCTGGTAAAGTGTACTTAGCTAGGAAGAAAtatgtgaaacagcagcagaaggggaCAGCACAACCACCAACAAAGCTACCGAAATTCTTATTGAGGCAGAACAAG ACTTTGTCTTTGCAAGAGCTCCAGAAAGACTTTGAAAGCACCTCTCCGACAGATACCAATAACAACCAGACGACTGCTAATGGTGCCAGCATCTCCTACATCACGTTCCGTCCACCTGCCAATGGTGCTGGGCAAGTGCACACATCCAGTGAGCTGGGCAGCACCACTACTCTGCAAGGAAGCACTTTCAGTGTCATGCCTACAGCAGATGCTGACCCTATGATGACAGCACCGCCCTATATCAGCTTTCACACCATCATCCTGGACATGAGTGGAGTGTGTTTTGTTGACCTCATGGGCACAAAAGCACTGGGCAAG TTGTGTTCCAGTTATCAGAAGATTGGGATTGAAGTGTTCTTGGCAAACGTGCATG ccCAGGTGTACAATGACATTAGCACAGGTGGAGTCTTTGAGGAAGGAGGCCTGGACCGAAGTCACATCTTCTTGACAATCCAtgatgctgttttgtttgcacTGGCAAATATCAAAGAAGTTGTCCACC ATTCTTTCCTGCAGAGGCCGAATCAGACAGAGCTCTCCATCTATGACGAGTCTGTGGATGAAAGCAGTGCAGAGTTCAAGAACCTGGAGGAG GAGATGTTTGGAAGCATGTTCCACTCAGAGACCCAGACAGCTCTGTGA
- the RAB7B gene encoding ras-related protein Rab-7b: protein MPRQGPSMDASKKVDLKIIIIGALGVGKTSLLHQYVHKTFYEDYRTTLGASILTKVLAVDNTPLKLQIWDTGGQERFRSMVSTFYKGSDGCMLAFDVTDRESFESLDNWRDDFLEKVIPREQDFPMVVLGNKIDICDRQVPKEIASAWCKEKDIPYFEVSAKNNINVAEAFETLAKQALTTYKGIFESYLTDSIKLTPNDKPKKSCC from the exons ATGCCCCGGCAG GGCCCGTCCATGGATGCCAGTAAGAAGGTGGATCTGAAGATAATTATCATAGGAGCTCTGGG cGTTGGCAAAACCTCCCTCCTGCACCAGTACGTGCACAAGACGTTTTACGAAGATTACCGCACCACGCTGGGCGCCAGCATCCTGACCAAAGTCCTCGCGGTGGACAACACCCCCCTGAAACTGCAG ATCTGGGACACGGGGGGACAGGAGCGATTCCGGTCCATGGTGTCGACCTTTTACAAAGGCTCAGACGGCTGCATGCTGGCCTTCGACGTGACGGACAGGGAGTCCTTTGAGTCCCTGGACAACTGGAGAGATGACTTCCTGGAGAAGGTCATTCCAAGGGAGCAAGATTTCCCCATGGTTGTGCTGGGGAACAAAATAGACATCTGTGATCGCCAG GTACCCAAGGAGATTGCCTCAGCCTGGTGCAAGGAGAAAGACATCCCCTATTTTGAAGTCAGTGCCAAAAACAACATCAACGTTGCAGAGGCTTTCGAGACCCTCGCAAAGCAGGCGTTAACAACG tataAAGGGATTTTTGAGAGTTATTTAACCGACTCCATCAAACTCACTCCCAACGACAAGCCcaagaagagctgctgctga